A region from the Deltaproteobacteria bacterium genome encodes:
- a CDS encoding gluconolaconase — protein MFGANGMRVGPDGRLYVVQAFGSQISAINTATGACETISPVGGPIVAPDDIVFDSHGVMYVTEVMNARVCARTPNGETRLIADNVPAANGITAYKDRLFMDECRPDGRLFELFPDGRAPRLIADHLALPNALSVGPDEQIYFPQIAAGEIWRVPLNGGTPQRFMSGLDVPTAVKFDQKGVLTTTQAGNGEILRIDIQSAAKTVVAKVRPGIDNFAVDADNRLFISHFIDGGVAEILNNGQERVLVPAGLLGPMGLAVGGDGTLYAGDGMSVVVISRDGKRSRPGMLLDEGFPGFVRGVAAGPGGALYVTNSAGSVSSYHPGTRASQELTTGLQEALGLACAPDGSAIVAEAGAGRVVKVSTKGDVSVVAQGLGRPAGVAAASDGSCYVSEASAGRVIKLNGGKSTVVEGLQTPHGVALAGDQLLILDVGSKELTSFSLSTKQRQTIATHLPVGAAPGITPKPLMGIAGLIPGPLSPFAGLAVGSDGTIYLAGDGEGSVLAVKRA, from the coding sequence TTGTTTGGCGCCAATGGGATGCGAGTTGGCCCTGATGGTCGACTCTATGTAGTCCAGGCATTTGGCAGTCAGATCAGTGCGATCAACACCGCGACTGGCGCGTGCGAGACGATTTCTCCCGTCGGTGGACCAATCGTTGCCCCGGACGATATCGTGTTCGATTCGCATGGAGTGATGTATGTGACAGAAGTGATGAATGCGCGAGTGTGTGCGCGGACCCCAAATGGTGAAACACGGCTGATTGCCGATAATGTTCCGGCTGCGAATGGCATCACCGCGTATAAAGATCGTCTGTTTATGGATGAATGCCGCCCTGATGGGCGATTGTTTGAACTCTTCCCTGATGGCCGAGCGCCACGGCTGATCGCTGATCATCTTGCGTTACCGAATGCGCTTTCCGTAGGACCAGACGAGCAGATCTACTTTCCGCAAATTGCTGCTGGTGAAATCTGGCGGGTGCCGCTCAATGGGGGGACGCCACAACGTTTCATGTCGGGGTTAGATGTACCGACGGCCGTGAAGTTCGATCAAAAGGGTGTCCTTACGACGACTCAGGCAGGCAATGGTGAGATTCTCAGGATCGACATTCAAAGCGCTGCGAAAACGGTGGTTGCCAAAGTGCGACCAGGCATCGATAACTTTGCGGTCGATGCTGATAACCGGCTGTTCATTTCTCACTTTATCGATGGTGGGGTCGCCGAGATCCTCAATAATGGCCAAGAACGTGTCTTGGTTCCAGCCGGCTTGCTTGGACCGATGGGACTCGCCGTTGGCGGTGATGGGACACTCTATGCTGGTGACGGTATGAGTGTCGTGGTGATCTCACGCGATGGTAAGCGTAGTCGACCGGGGATGCTGCTTGATGAAGGATTTCCAGGTTTTGTTCGTGGTGTTGCGGCTGGTCCAGGTGGAGCACTGTATGTGACCAATTCGGCTGGGTCTGTCAGCTCGTATCATCCTGGGACGCGCGCGTCTCAGGAATTGACGACCGGTTTGCAAGAAGCCTTGGGATTGGCCTGTGCGCCAGATGGATCGGCGATTGTGGCTGAAGCCGGTGCGGGCAGAGTAGTGAAGGTCAGCACTAAAGGTGACGTGTCAGTTGTGGCGCAAGGATTAGGGCGGCCTGCAGGTGTTGCGGCAGCGTCGGATGGTTCCTGCTATGTCAGCGAAGCCAGTGCCGGTCGTGTGATTAAACTCAACGGTGGGAAAAGTACAGTTGTGGAAGGACTGCAAACCCCGCATGGTGTTGCCCTTGCTGGAGATCAACTGCTCATTCTTGATGTTGGCAGTAAAGAACTGACGAGCTTCTCGCTATCAACTAAGCAGCGTCAAACTATTGCAACGCATCTTCCGGTGGGTGCTGCTCCTGGCATCACCCCGAAGCCACTCATGGGCATAGCCGGTCTAATCCCTGGCCCCCTCTCACCCTTTGCCGGATTGGCGGTTGGCAGTGACGGCACGATTTACCTTGCTGGCGATGGCGAGGGCAGCGTGTTGGCGGTGAAGAGAGCCTAG
- a CDS encoding lipocalin-like domain-containing protein, producing the protein MRKLSLLVIFLGLAGYISVTSVYAEEKLEKAKRERMSNKSEIASKFIGTWRLVSVEARRPNGEVAPTPARYGAKPMGYLMYDNTGHVAVQIMRPDRPKFAVSDIDKGTPEELKAAWEGYSAYLGTYEINEAEGFVVHHVEISSFPNYVGSDQKRFYELSGDTLVLKPPQRQVGNEQLNMRITWQRVK; encoded by the coding sequence ATGAGAAAACTGTCACTTTTAGTTATTTTCCTTGGACTCGCGGGGTATATCTCTGTGACCTCGGTATATGCTGAAGAGAAGTTAGAAAAAGCAAAGAGGGAACGTATGAGCAACAAATCAGAAATCGCGAGCAAATTTATTGGCACCTGGCGGCTGGTTTCTGTTGAAGCACGACGACCAAACGGGGAGGTCGCACCAACGCCTGCTCGGTATGGCGCGAAACCTATGGGCTATTTGATGTACGACAACACCGGGCACGTTGCGGTACAGATCATGCGACCAGATCGTCCCAAGTTTGCTGTGAGTGATATCGATAAAGGAACGCCCGAAGAGCTGAAAGCGGCATGGGAAGGGTATAGCGCGTATCTCGGGACCTACGAAATCAACGAGGCTGAAGGTTTTGTCGTCCACCATGTCGAAATTAGTTCGTTTCCCAACTACGTCGGTTCCGATCAGAAACGGTTCTATGAACTTTCTGGCGACACCCTCGTGCTAAAGCCCCCGCAACGACAAGTGGGCAACGAACAGCTCAACATGCGAATCACTTGGCAACGTGTGAAATAG
- a CDS encoding sigma-70 family RNA polymerase sigma factor, whose product MSISQQSYSHDATESEQEKQRPLTTPNLLHLFSLDLAHCPRFDRAEEYALACRTRAAWLALITSVQTHRALLLHHVGEQLLPVSSDTLSEGDILRLVYHVEAHVKQSNRHATQPPPASLQTWLTQMHAHLAHFRHCRDEMVHRNLRFVVMLARRYQQQGVSLLDLVQEGALGLMRAVEKFDPDRGVRFASYAVWWIREAFARTLACQQPTHGFSDAALEEKNDGSLIDLIAAPEEASPESTLQNADTTKQLHHALASLPAQEADILRLRFGIGKTRPYTLAEVSQQLHCTREQVRVREQRALVRLRMYLKRSTQTLQEKKPEPQRHRRKAA is encoded by the coding sequence ATGAGTATCTCTCAACAGAGTTACAGTCACGATGCAACTGAATCGGAGCAAGAAAAACAACGCCCACTAACCACACCGAACCTGTTACACTTGTTCTCGCTTGATCTTGCGCATTGTCCGCGATTCGATCGCGCAGAGGAATACGCTTTAGCCTGTCGGACGCGGGCCGCGTGGCTCGCGCTGATCACTTCAGTCCAAACCCATCGTGCTCTCCTTCTCCATCATGTTGGCGAACAGCTGCTGCCAGTATCATCTGACACACTGAGTGAGGGAGACATCCTACGCCTTGTGTACCATGTCGAAGCACATGTCAAGCAGAGTAACCGGCACGCAACACAGCCCCCTCCTGCCTCCCTCCAGACCTGGCTGACACAGATGCACGCGCATCTCGCTCACTTCCGCCACTGCCGGGACGAAATGGTGCATCGCAATCTTCGTTTCGTTGTCATGTTAGCTCGGCGTTATCAACAGCAGGGTGTAAGTCTCCTTGACCTCGTTCAGGAGGGAGCCCTAGGACTGATGCGCGCGGTGGAGAAGTTCGACCCTGACCGAGGGGTGAGGTTCGCCTCGTATGCGGTCTGGTGGATACGCGAGGCGTTTGCTCGCACGCTAGCCTGCCAACAACCTACGCACGGCTTTTCTGATGCTGCTCTTGAAGAAAAGAACGATGGCTCATTAATCGACCTCATCGCAGCCCCTGAAGAGGCGTCTCCTGAGAGCACTCTCCAGAACGCGGACACGACCAAACAGTTACATCATGCTCTTGCTAGTCTCCCGGCCCAGGAGGCGGACATTCTCCGTCTGCGCTTCGGAATCGGAAAGACCCGCCCCTATACGCTGGCGGAAGTCAGCCAACAATTGCATTGCACCCGTGAGCAAGTGCGAGTACGCGAACAACGCGCGCTGGTACGCTTGCGGATGTATCTGAAACGCTCGACACAGACCTTACAGGAGAAGAAACCAGAACCTCAACGACACAGGAGGAAGGCCGCATGA
- a CDS encoding PEP-CTERM sorting domain-containing protein — MRTQVLLAMTFSTFMTFTSPAVAVVLDVIDNNSSISIDTNSQDGLFTWNVDGVSHLSREWFWLRTSSDTQESSLDTLSLSSAATSGNTATLSYNGTGFDVDLEYTLNGGANGSGASQIREDISLINTSGAPLTISLFSLSDFDLDGTSLDQQASGDAIGITQGDGLVVANVRPSLAGQAFQIALFDDLIDSFNDSGLTNLDNSGSPTGLGDLQFAFQHNFTIPNGGNADLTLLKDISAVPEPGTIGLFVSGIFLLLIQRRFQRKAVC, encoded by the coding sequence ATGCGGACACAAGTACTCTTGGCAATGACGTTCTCAACCTTCATGACTTTCACATCTCCAGCGGTCGCTGTCGTCCTCGATGTTATCGATAACAACTCATCGATCTCCATTGATACCAACAGCCAAGATGGGTTGTTCACGTGGAACGTCGATGGCGTGAGTCACCTGTCACGCGAGTGGTTCTGGCTACGAACTAGCAGTGATACGCAAGAATCGTCGCTCGATACGTTGTCGCTCTCATCCGCTGCTACCAGCGGGAATACAGCCACGCTCTCGTATAATGGCACGGGGTTCGATGTTGACCTTGAGTACACCCTGAATGGCGGAGCGAATGGGAGTGGGGCATCGCAGATTAGAGAAGATATTTCGCTCATCAACACCAGCGGCGCTCCGTTGACGATCTCGCTATTCTCTTTAAGTGATTTCGATCTGGATGGCACCTCGCTCGATCAGCAAGCCTCAGGCGACGCGATTGGAATCACTCAAGGAGATGGACTCGTGGTCGCAAACGTCCGTCCTTCGTTGGCAGGTCAAGCTTTCCAAATTGCGCTGTTCGATGATCTCATCGATAGTTTCAATGATTCAGGCCTAACGAATCTGGATAACTCTGGAAGCCCGACGGGACTTGGGGATTTGCAGTTTGCCTTTCAGCACAATTTCACTATTCCGAATGGCGGCAACGCGGATCTCACATTGCTCAAAGACATCTCCGCGGTTCCGGAGCCAGGGACCATCGGCCTGTTCGTCTCTGGGATCTTTCTGTTGTTGATCCAGCGGCGATTCCAACGGAAAGCGGTCTGTTAG
- a CDS encoding 3-oxoacyl-ACP reductase FabG yields the protein MTKLDGRVAIVTGGGQGIGQGVALCLARAGAHVVINELQQDRTTQTVTAAQALGVQAVGVEANVTQATDVDRLVQTTLDRFGKIDMLVNNAGVVVVKSIDKQTEADWDNVLSVNLKGVFLCCHRVVQEMIKQKRGAIVNIASIAAFHYTVPHVPYAASKAGVVALTRDLAYEVAKHGVRVNAIAPGPIETPMMNSALTRQQKEAYAQQIPIGRLGQPQDIGNAAAFLCSDEASYITGVTLPVSGGTDLRVSTS from the coding sequence ATGACCAAACTCGATGGGCGCGTAGCGATTGTCACTGGCGGTGGCCAAGGCATCGGTCAAGGGGTCGCGTTATGTTTAGCGCGCGCAGGTGCGCATGTCGTCATCAATGAACTACAACAAGACCGGACAACGCAAACCGTCACGGCTGCGCAAGCACTCGGCGTCCAGGCTGTGGGAGTAGAGGCGAACGTGACCCAGGCGACGGATGTCGATCGCCTGGTACAAACAACGCTCGACCGCTTCGGCAAGATCGATATGCTGGTGAACAATGCCGGCGTCGTTGTCGTAAAGTCGATCGACAAACAAACCGAAGCTGACTGGGATAACGTTCTGAGTGTCAACCTCAAAGGCGTATTCCTCTGCTGCCATCGCGTGGTGCAAGAAATGATCAAGCAGAAACGGGGAGCGATCGTCAACATCGCATCGATTGCCGCGTTCCACTACACCGTTCCGCATGTCCCGTATGCGGCTTCAAAAGCAGGAGTCGTCGCCTTGACTCGCGACCTCGCCTATGAGGTGGCGAAACATGGAGTTCGGGTCAACGCGATTGCGCCAGGCCCGATTGAAACACCGATGATGAACAGTGCGCTCACGCGACAGCAAAAGGAAGCGTATGCGCAGCAGATTCCCATCGGTCGCCTCGGTCAGCCGCAGGATATTGGCAACGCCGCGGCGTTTCTCTGCTCTGACGAAGCCAGTTATATCACCGGAGTCACACTACCAGTGAGTGGTGGAACTGATTTACGGGTGTCGACGTCGTAG
- a CDS encoding rhodanese-like domain-containing protein — translation MAVKQLTPQQAHDLMQKDTAVIYLDVRTVPEFSAGHPQRGINIPAFFFQQPGQPSPNPDFVKVVEANVAKDAVIVVGCQAGGRSQRAADMLDKAGYSNVSNVMGGFGGGQDQAGKPLAGWRDTGLPVTTDNGEGASYTSLAAKAGVKV, via the coding sequence ATGGCCGTCAAACAACTTACTCCACAACAAGCCCATGACCTTATGCAAAAAGATACGGCTGTCATCTACCTCGATGTCCGCACTGTCCCAGAATTCTCCGCTGGACATCCGCAACGAGGGATCAATATCCCTGCTTTTTTCTTTCAACAACCAGGGCAACCCTCGCCCAACCCAGACTTTGTCAAAGTCGTTGAAGCAAATGTTGCCAAGGATGCGGTGATCGTCGTTGGCTGCCAAGCTGGTGGCCGCTCGCAACGGGCAGCCGATATGTTGGACAAAGCTGGCTATTCCAACGTCTCCAATGTCATGGGTGGCTTTGGTGGCGGACAAGACCAAGCTGGAAAGCCCCTCGCTGGCTGGCGTGATACGGGCCTCCCGGTGACGACCGACAATGGAGAGGGCGCAAGTTATACCTCGCTGGCGGCGAAGGCAGGAGTAAAAGTGTAA
- the argE gene encoding acetylornithine deacetylase — protein sequence MNTYLQEVASRLVSFDTVSSKSNVAAVEYLGSHLADHGFSVAFHRMDVGGVPKANLVASVGPPEPNGLIISGHIDVVPFTGQPGWTRDPLQLEITDSHVYGRGTSDMKVFLAQCVEAAKRIDRATLKQPLVFLFTADEEVGCLGAAKLLPVLPEFFRDIPQPRQAWIGEPTSYRIGYTHKSIIVFSITVRGKGGHSSIPEQGVNAIAVAGKVIETIGRYQAELRTQSSPAFIREFPESPYTTLNFGMIRGGTAANMIAEECTIQVSYRSLPDVDPLLVHREIARRVQQIDPRDYGSPEHRATIVVGEAFVVPPLLSPRDTVLEKTLATILKQESSGGIPFTTDGCQFSQAGITSIVCGPGDLDQAHQPNEYIRREAFEQGTDVVLSVIHSLCGATVRG from the coding sequence ATGAATACCTATCTACAGGAAGTCGCGAGTCGTCTAGTGTCCTTTGATACCGTCAGTAGCAAGAGCAATGTTGCTGCCGTAGAGTATCTCGGATCTCATTTGGCTGATCACGGATTCTCCGTGGCTTTCCATCGCATGGATGTTGGTGGAGTACCAAAGGCCAACCTTGTGGCTTCTGTTGGTCCACCTGAACCAAACGGGCTGATCATCTCTGGCCATATTGATGTTGTGCCTTTTACAGGACAACCCGGCTGGACGCGTGACCCACTGCAGTTGGAGATTACCGACTCACATGTGTACGGTCGTGGAACCTCTGACATGAAAGTGTTTCTTGCCCAATGTGTTGAAGCCGCTAAGCGGATTGATCGTGCTACTCTGAAGCAACCGCTAGTTTTTCTCTTTACTGCCGATGAAGAAGTCGGCTGTCTTGGAGCAGCGAAACTCCTGCCGGTATTACCAGAGTTCTTTCGCGACATCCCCCAGCCACGGCAGGCCTGGATTGGCGAACCGACCTCTTACCGCATCGGCTACACACACAAGAGCATTATCGTTTTTTCTATCACTGTACGGGGGAAAGGTGGCCACAGCAGCATTCCTGAACAAGGAGTGAATGCGATTGCGGTCGCAGGGAAAGTCATTGAGACGATCGGCCGCTACCAAGCCGAGTTGCGAACGCAATCGTCACCGGCGTTTATTCGTGAGTTTCCTGAATCGCCGTATACGACACTCAACTTTGGTATGATCCGTGGTGGTACCGCAGCAAACATGATTGCCGAAGAATGTACGATTCAAGTGAGCTATCGCTCATTGCCGGATGTTGACCCGCTATTGGTCCATCGTGAAATTGCTCGCCGCGTACAGCAGATTGACCCGCGAGATTATGGTTCGCCCGAGCATAGGGCGACGATCGTTGTGGGTGAGGCGTTCGTGGTGCCGCCGCTACTTTCCCCACGCGATACGGTTCTTGAGAAGACGTTAGCGACTATTCTCAAGCAGGAATCGAGCGGAGGGATACCTTTTACCACCGATGGCTGTCAGTTCTCTCAGGCAGGGATTACCTCGATCGTTTGCGGTCCTGGGGATCTCGACCAAGCCCACCAGCCAA
- a CDS encoding pyridoxine 5'-phosphate synthase — MIKLSVNVNKIATLRNARGGDNPSVIHAAQTAIAAGCHGITVHPRPDERHIRRRDVLDLSAMLSVEFNIEGYPSPEFLDLVCQVRPTQCTLVPDPPDVLTSNAGWNLKGDVDWLRDVLQQLKDNGIRTSLFLEPDTEQVRRAKDIGTDRIELYTERYARTFATPEGQRVYEAYHRAAATAQDIRLGVNAGHDLDLKNLPFLAQNLPGLLEVSIGHALICDALYMGFTNAVKAYLQALET; from the coding sequence ATGATCAAACTCAGCGTCAACGTCAACAAAATTGCCACACTCCGTAATGCCCGCGGTGGAGATAACCCAAGCGTTATCCATGCTGCGCAAACCGCGATCGCAGCGGGTTGCCACGGCATCACTGTCCATCCACGTCCTGACGAGCGCCACATCCGTCGCCGCGATGTTTTGGACTTATCCGCGATGCTGAGCGTGGAGTTCAACATCGAAGGGTATCCATCGCCGGAGTTTCTTGATCTCGTGTGTCAGGTGCGACCAACGCAGTGCACGTTGGTCCCTGACCCACCAGATGTACTGACATCTAACGCGGGTTGGAATCTCAAAGGGGATGTCGACTGGTTACGCGACGTCTTGCAACAGTTGAAAGATAACGGTATCCGCACCAGCCTGTTTCTCGAGCCAGATACTGAACAAGTGCGACGGGCAAAAGACATCGGTACCGACCGCATCGAGTTATACACAGAGCGCTACGCGAGAACATTCGCTACCCCTGAGGGTCAACGCGTGTATGAAGCGTATCATCGCGCTGCAGCAACCGCACAAGACATCCGACTTGGCGTCAACGCCGGGCACGACCTTGACCTCAAGAACCTCCCCTTTTTGGCGCAGAACCTCCCTGGGTTATTAGAGGTGTCGATCGGTCATGCGTTGATTTGTGATGCCCTGTATATGGGATTCACCAATGCGGTCAAGGCATACTTGCAGGCGTTAGAAACATAG
- a CDS encoding DUF3011 domain-containing protein, producing the protein MSKPQWFVSLGRKACVFSLLTGLSVIGLLSVPAQAAQSINCASESGRHQYCRAQTDGYVRLDEQYSDAPCVAGRTWGYDDWGVWVDNGCRARFIVGRRDYYNEPRKRPRDYDRRDYYDESAPAAQTTRCASKGGRYSYCPTDTGGYVRLERQLSDRQCVKWQSWGYDSGGVWVDQGCRAEFTVGRRRGYSRDWPWQ; encoded by the coding sequence ATGAGTAAACCGCAATGGTTTGTGTCGTTGGGCAGGAAAGCGTGTGTCTTCTCGCTGCTCACAGGCCTGAGTGTGATCGGCTTGCTATCAGTGCCAGCTCAAGCTGCACAGTCGATTAACTGTGCAAGTGAGAGCGGGCGGCATCAGTATTGTCGAGCACAGACTGATGGGTATGTGCGGCTTGACGAGCAATACTCAGACGCTCCGTGTGTGGCTGGACGGACCTGGGGCTATGATGATTGGGGTGTGTGGGTAGATAACGGCTGCCGTGCGCGCTTTATTGTCGGGCGACGCGACTATTATAACGAGCCACGTAAACGACCCCGCGACTACGATCGGCGCGATTACTATGATGAGTCTGCTCCTGCGGCCCAAACAACTCGCTGTGCCAGTAAAGGTGGTCGGTATAGTTACTGCCCAACCGATACTGGTGGTTACGTTCGACTGGAACGGCAACTCTCCGATCGGCAGTGTGTCAAATGGCAGTCCTGGGGGTATGATTCTGGTGGAGTATGGGTTGATCAAGGGTGTCGCGCGGAATTTACCGTCGGTCGTCGGCGCGGCTATTCCCGCGACTGGCCGTGGCAGTAG
- a CDS encoding NAD(P)H-quinone oxidoreductase, with amino-acid sequence MQAIRAINPGGPEVLQLVTVPDPTPTAEQILVRVRATALNRADTLQRAGNYPPPPGESDILGLELAGEVEAVGSAVTGVKPGDRVCALVGSGGYAEKTVFDARMAIPIPSGWTFVQAAAVPEVFFTAQETMFTLGNLQAGETVLIHAAASGVGTAGIQMAREIGARILVTAGSAEKIQRCIELGASAGCNYKEQDFADWVKEVTNSQGVDLIEDFIGAGYWNKNLQSLKIGGRLVLVGLMGGVKVEANLQLIMAKRLQIFGSVLRARTLADKIDITQRFRERWLPLLASGRIKPIVDRVFPLAKAAEAHRYMEENRNFGKIVLEV; translated from the coding sequence ATGCAAGCAATTCGCGCAATCAATCCTGGTGGCCCAGAGGTTTTACAACTCGTAACCGTTCCGGACCCCACTCCCACAGCAGAGCAGATCTTAGTACGTGTACGCGCCACTGCGCTGAATCGTGCCGACACCTTACAGCGTGCAGGGAACTATCCTCCTCCCCCAGGAGAAAGCGATATTCTCGGCCTTGAACTGGCGGGTGAAGTAGAAGCAGTCGGTTCTGCTGTCACAGGCGTCAAACCAGGCGATCGCGTCTGTGCACTCGTCGGCAGTGGCGGGTATGCCGAGAAAACTGTGTTCGACGCCCGGATGGCAATTCCAATTCCCTCCGGGTGGACTTTTGTTCAGGCTGCCGCAGTCCCAGAAGTCTTTTTTACCGCGCAAGAGACCATGTTCACCCTTGGCAATCTTCAAGCTGGGGAAACAGTGCTGATTCACGCCGCAGCAAGTGGTGTCGGGACTGCTGGTATCCAGATGGCACGTGAGATTGGCGCGCGCATTCTTGTCACTGCTGGTTCAGCAGAGAAGATTCAACGCTGTATCGAACTCGGAGCCAGTGCAGGCTGTAACTACAAAGAGCAAGACTTTGCTGATTGGGTCAAAGAAGTCACAAATAGTCAGGGGGTCGACCTGATCGAAGACTTCATCGGTGCAGGCTATTGGAATAAAAACCTGCAGAGCTTGAAGATCGGTGGCCGACTCGTGCTGGTCGGGTTGATGGGTGGTGTCAAAGTCGAAGCCAACTTGCAACTGATCATGGCCAAACGGTTGCAGATATTCGGCTCAGTGTTGCGCGCACGCACCCTTGCCGACAAGATCGACATCACGCAACGTTTCCGCGAGCGATGGCTGCCACTCTTGGCGTCAGGCCGTATCAAACCGATCGTCGATCGTGTTTTCCCACTAGCGAAGGCCGCCGAGGCGCATCGCTATATGGAGGAAAACCGCAACTTTGGGAAAATTGTCCTTGAGGTCTAA
- a CDS encoding NUDIX hydrolase, whose protein sequence is MANAPVVTPIPSATVILVREAGGHLETLLLRRNSKIAFHGGAWVFPGGRIDPEDHTPESPEDMLAAARRAAVRESQEEAGLTVPHEEMIWVSHWTTPEGQPQRYSTWFFLAAARDEAVQIDGDEIHDHRWMRPDLALAAQREKEIELPPPTFVTLTKLSTYRSVTETLSHLSAREPEIFVPRYTKVTGGICSMYEDDVGYPDVNVDRPGQRHRLWMIESGWKYEKTS, encoded by the coding sequence ATGGCAAACGCACCCGTAGTTACTCCAATTCCTTCAGCAACAGTTATTCTTGTCCGTGAAGCCGGTGGGCATCTTGAAACCCTGCTTCTGCGACGTAACTCAAAAATCGCCTTTCATGGCGGCGCATGGGTTTTTCCCGGCGGACGTATTGACCCAGAGGATCATACGCCGGAAAGCCCTGAAGACATGTTGGCTGCAGCACGGCGGGCCGCTGTACGTGAATCTCAGGAAGAAGCTGGTTTGACGGTACCTCATGAGGAGATGATTTGGGTGTCTCACTGGACCACTCCAGAAGGACAACCGCAAAGATATTCGACCTGGTTCTTTCTGGCTGCAGCAAGAGATGAGGCGGTACAGATCGATGGCGATGAAATCCATGATCATCGCTGGATGCGGCCTGATCTCGCATTAGCTGCACAACGTGAGAAAGAAATTGAGCTTCCCCCACCAACCTTTGTGACACTGACGAAGTTGTCAACCTATCGTTCAGTGACCGAGACGCTTTCTCACCTCAGCGCAAGAGAGCCTGAAATCTTCGTACCACGCTACACCAAAGTGACTGGAGGCATCTGCTCGATGTACGAAGATGACGTTGGCTATCCTGATGTCAACGTCGACCGTCCAGGCCAACGTCACCGTTTGTGGATGATTGAGAGCGGGTGGAAATACGAGAAGACCAGCTAA